From a single Paenibacillus sp. FSL W8-0426 genomic region:
- a CDS encoding glycosyltransferase, which produces MEKKRILLLSEGFGAGHTQAAYALSSSLRKLSPGVQTKVLELGSFLNPRVAPLIITAYKKTVTKQPKLVGYVYKHQYKKSLNRFTTLALHKLFYTHTRSIVRQLRPNVIVCTHPIPSAVISRLKRLGIMVPLCTVITDYDAHGTWISPEVDLYLVSTEEVRSKLLLRGVSSDRIRVTGIPVHPSFWEHPGKDEIRSKFGLKDMPTVLVMGGGWGMLSDEVINQFLTRWHEDIQIIFCLGRNDKARTDMEQNPTYQKENIHIMGYTKEIDKLMEVSDLLITKPGGMTCSEGLAKGIPMLFHNPIPGQEEENVQYFTSRGLGESISSFDVIVKWMNRLLHKYPDIVRRRKRHLAQIAKYHPLQSAQSILDLLDFRTQPDQNANPAP; this is translated from the coding sequence GTGGAAAAGAAACGAATACTCCTATTATCCGAAGGCTTTGGTGCAGGCCATACCCAGGCAGCTTATGCACTTTCCAGCAGTTTGCGCAAGTTATCGCCTGGCGTGCAGACGAAGGTGCTTGAACTGGGAAGCTTTTTGAATCCCAGGGTTGCGCCGCTGATCATTACAGCTTACAAAAAAACGGTAACCAAACAGCCGAAGCTGGTGGGTTACGTATACAAACACCAGTATAAAAAATCGCTGAACCGGTTCACGACGCTCGCCCTGCACAAGTTGTTCTATACGCATACGCGCAGCATCGTGCGCCAGCTTCGGCCCAATGTCATCGTATGCACCCACCCGATACCAAGCGCGGTCATCTCCCGCTTGAAACGTTTGGGCATCATGGTGCCGCTGTGCACGGTCATTACCGATTACGATGCGCACGGAACGTGGATCAGCCCCGAAGTCGACCTGTATCTCGTCTCTACCGAAGAGGTACGATCCAAACTGCTGCTGCGCGGAGTGTCCTCAGACCGCATTCGGGTTACAGGCATTCCCGTGCACCCGAGTTTTTGGGAGCATCCAGGCAAAGATGAAATCCGCAGCAAGTTCGGCTTAAAAGACATGCCTACCGTACTTGTTATGGGTGGCGGCTGGGGCATGCTCAGCGATGAAGTCATCAACCAGTTTTTGACGCGCTGGCACGAGGATATTCAGATTATTTTCTGCTTGGGCCGCAATGACAAAGCAAGAACGGACATGGAGCAGAACCCTACTTATCAGAAAGAAAACATTCATATCATGGGCTATACCAAAGAAATCGACAAATTAATGGAAGTTTCGGACCTGCTCATCACAAAACCCGGTGGCATGACATGCTCGGAAGGGCTTGCCAAAGGCATTCCCATGCTGTTCCACAATCCCATTCCGGGCCAGGAAGAAGAGAATGTGCAGTATTTTACTTCCAGAGGACTCGGGGAGTCTATCTCTTCCTTCGACGTGATCGTCAAATGGATGAACAGACTGCTCCACAAATACCCGGATATCGTTCGCAGGCGGAAGCGTCATTTGGCGCAGATCGCGAAGTACCACCCGCTGCAAAGCGCTCAGAGCATTCTCGATCTGCTTGACTTTCGCACGCAGCCTGACCAGAACGCGAACCCTGCCCCGTAA
- a CDS encoding glycosyltransferase family 2 protein — protein sequence MLDAIFVTLQVILALLAVYQFTFSLFGLYKKKKKKHYPATKSFAVLVAAHNEEQVIGALMENLKQLDYPKDLYDVFVICDNCTDSTAQIVREHGWNACVRTNPDLRGKGYAIEWMLKYLWGLPRQYDAVVMFDADNLVDRNFLLEMNNDLCNGARVIQGYIDTKNPEDSWITAAYGVSYWYINRLWQLSRHNLNMANFLGGTGMCFETNLLKEIGWGATSLVEDLEFTMRSVQRNVYPVFNYDAKVFDEKPLTFKASARQRLRWMQGHFTVARRYFFPLLWKSIKERSLVKFDLAIYGANVYVVLLTFLLTAIMWVDTAVFNGPNIANIYGYFPLWVGFLAIGLNILTFLLSMALEKVKFAKVYMYLIVFPIYLLSWYPITFYAFFTQNNKQWSHTQHTRVVRLDEVQSKQG from the coding sequence ATGTTGGACGCTATATTCGTCACGCTGCAGGTCATTCTCGCGCTGCTGGCTGTGTACCAATTCACGTTTTCACTGTTCGGTCTGTATAAGAAAAAGAAAAAGAAGCATTACCCTGCGACAAAGTCCTTCGCGGTGCTGGTAGCGGCCCATAACGAAGAGCAGGTTATCGGGGCATTGATGGAAAATCTCAAGCAGCTGGATTACCCGAAGGATCTGTACGACGTATTCGTCATTTGCGACAACTGTACGGACAGCACGGCGCAAATCGTGCGCGAGCACGGATGGAATGCCTGTGTGCGCACCAACCCGGATCTGCGAGGCAAAGGATATGCCATCGAGTGGATGCTTAAATATTTATGGGGCCTGCCGCGCCAGTATGATGCGGTTGTCATGTTTGATGCGGACAATCTGGTTGACCGCAACTTCCTGCTCGAAATGAACAATGATTTGTGCAACGGAGCTCGCGTTATCCAAGGTTATATCGACACGAAAAACCCGGAAGATTCCTGGATCACTGCGGCTTACGGCGTATCGTACTGGTACATCAACCGTCTGTGGCAGCTGTCCCGCCACAACCTGAATATGGCGAACTTCCTTGGCGGTACGGGGATGTGCTTTGAGACCAATCTGCTGAAGGAAATCGGATGGGGCGCCACAAGCTTGGTGGAGGACCTGGAGTTTACCATGCGAAGCGTGCAACGCAACGTATATCCGGTATTCAATTACGATGCCAAAGTGTTCGACGAAAAGCCATTGACGTTCAAGGCTTCGGCCAGACAGCGCCTGCGCTGGATGCAGGGTCACTTTACCGTCGCGCGCAGATATTTCTTCCCTCTGTTGTGGAAAAGCATCAAGGAACGCAGTCTGGTCAAATTCGACCTTGCCATTTACGGTGCGAACGTTTATGTTGTCTTGCTGACGTTTTTGCTGACTGCGATAATGTGGGTCGATACAGCCGTATTCAACGGTCCGAACATCGCCAATATTTATGGATACTTCCCGCTTTGGGTCGGATTTCTGGCAATTGGTTTGAACATTTTGACGTTCCTGTTGTCGATGGCTCTCGAGAAAGTTAAATTTGCCAAAGTGTACATGTACCTGATCGTATTCCCGATCTATCTGCTCTCCTGGTACCCCATCACGTTCTATGCGTTCTTCACGCAGAACAACAAGCAGTGGAGCCATACGCAGCATACGCGGGTTGTACGTCTGGATGAGGTGCAGAGCAAACAAGGATAA
- a CDS encoding GNAT family N-acetyltransferase: MVIRQRKSKLDDAAIMRLIDTELVPLSHMGENDINKIRKEIPLRMSRGMTFVISPSPDKEALAFIHLLMHGELLYIDMMAVSAKEQRKRYGQTLLHKAETFATSRGCKISKVMVDEGNMKGLQFYQKQGYRIIRYIMISRCFELEKNI; encoded by the coding sequence ATGGTCATTCGGCAGCGCAAATCCAAACTGGACGATGCCGCCATCATGCGGTTAATCGATACCGAACTTGTTCCGTTGTCCCATATGGGTGAGAACGATATCAACAAAATTCGCAAAGAAATACCCCTGCGGATGAGCAGGGGCATGACCTTCGTGATTTCTCCGAGTCCCGACAAAGAAGCCTTGGCCTTCATCCATCTTCTCATGCATGGCGAGCTGCTGTACATCGACATGATGGCCGTTTCCGCCAAAGAACAGCGCAAACGATACGGGCAAACGCTCCTGCATAAAGCAGAAACATTCGCCACATCACGCGGCTGCAAAATATCCAAAGTCATGGTGGACGAAGGAAATATGAAAGGACTTCAGTTTTATCAAAAACAAGGATATCGCATCATCCGATATATCATGATCAGCCGCTGCTTTGAGCTCGAAAAAAACATCTGA
- a CDS encoding phosphatase PAP2 family protein, with product MSRLFVKFQEYDRNVFMWINGRLHNRFMNFWLYYFTHLGGATASITVSLLIWLLAPAPWSTTGLQACIALAVSHIPVAIAKKLYPRIRPYLALPDAITFRNPLTDHSFPSGHTTAIFSVTVPFMAMDFILLCALLPVALIVGFSRIYLGLHYPSDVLAGATIGTLVALATVALWA from the coding sequence ATGAGCCGTTTATTCGTTAAGTTTCAAGAGTATGATCGCAATGTTTTCATGTGGATTAATGGTCGACTTCATAATCGCTTTATGAATTTTTGGCTATACTATTTCACTCATCTCGGCGGAGCGACCGCTTCGATCACCGTATCCTTGTTGATATGGCTGCTGGCTCCGGCACCGTGGAGCACAACCGGGCTGCAGGCCTGCATCGCTTTGGCAGTCAGCCACATTCCTGTTGCCATCGCCAAAAAGCTGTACCCTCGCATCAGGCCGTATCTCGCACTGCCGGATGCGATCACGTTCCGCAACCCGCTTACGGATCATTCTTTTCCATCCGGGCATACTACAGCCATCTTTTCGGTGACCGTCCCTTTTATGGCCATGGACTTCATTCTGTTATGCGCTTTATTGCCGGTTGCACTTATTGTCGGATTTTCTCGCATTTATCTCGGGCTGCACTATCCCTCAGACGTACTAGCAGGGGCAACAATCGGTACTTTAGTCGCACTGGCAACAGTTGCATTATGGGCATAA
- a CDS encoding ABC transporter permease, with amino-acid sequence MDLLTIGQIINTTLVFATALIFASLGGIFSEKSGVTNLGIEGFMVFGAFAAGIGAHYAQEAGMGGTTSAWMGVLCAVLLGVLVSLIHAVASITFKADQIISGIVINFLAAGSTLYLVKLLFEGSGDSPLVQGFNKFDVPLLKDIPLLGEALFKNVYPTTYLAIVFVFLTYYIMFKTPFGLRLRSVGEHPSAADTVGVKVRRYRYVAVMISGALAAVGGAAITLTTTGTFSHNTVSGQGYIAIAAMIFGKWNPIGAFGAAVFFGFSQAIRNYVQLFEWTQSIPQEIIYMLPYLLTLIVLIAAVGRSSAPSALGEPYDPGKR; translated from the coding sequence ATGGACTTGTTGACAATTGGGCAAATTATCAATACGACGCTTGTCTTTGCCACGGCATTGATTTTTGCATCCCTAGGCGGAATTTTTTCGGAAAAGTCCGGTGTAACCAACCTCGGAATTGAAGGTTTCATGGTCTTTGGCGCGTTTGCGGCAGGGATTGGTGCACACTATGCTCAGGAAGCGGGCATGGGGGGAACGACTTCGGCATGGATGGGTGTACTGTGCGCTGTTTTGCTAGGCGTACTGGTATCCTTGATTCATGCGGTCGCGTCCATTACGTTTAAAGCGGATCAAATCATCAGCGGGATCGTGATCAACTTCCTGGCGGCAGGAAGCACGCTGTATTTGGTTAAATTGTTGTTTGAAGGTTCCGGGGACTCCCCGTTGGTGCAAGGTTTCAACAAATTCGACGTGCCGCTGCTCAAGGATATTCCTTTGCTCGGTGAAGCGTTGTTCAAGAACGTATATCCGACAACCTATCTGGCGATCGTATTTGTTTTCCTGACGTATTACATCATGTTCAAAACACCTTTCGGTCTTCGGTTGCGTTCCGTGGGCGAGCACCCGAGTGCAGCGGATACTGTCGGTGTGAAAGTTCGCCGTTACCGTTATGTTGCGGTGATGATCAGTGGCGCGCTCGCAGCAGTTGGCGGGGCGGCCATTACATTGACAACGACAGGAACGTTCTCCCATAATACGGTATCCGGACAAGGGTATATTGCGATTGCAGCCATGATCTTTGGTAAATGGAACCCGATCGGTGCTTTTGGCGCGGCCGTATTCTTCGGTTTCTCGCAAGCGATCCGGAACTATGTACAGTTGTTCGAATGGACGCAAAGTATTCCCCAGGAAATTATTTATATGCTTCCATACCTGCTCACACTGATTGTGCTGATTGCTGCGGTAGGGCGTTCTTCCGCGCCATCCGCATTGGGCGAACCGTACGATCCCGGGAAAAGGTAG
- the rpmI gene encoding 50S ribosomal protein L35 encodes MPKMKTHSSLKGRFKITGSGKVLRYKAHKNHLLSHKSKRAKRVLNGNPVMAAGDVRRLKQGLANLKG; translated from the coding sequence ATGCCTAAAATGAAAACACACAGCAGTTTGAAAGGACGCTTCAAAATCACCGGTTCCGGTAAAGTCCTGCGTTACAAAGCTCACAAAAACCACTTGCTTTCCCACAAATCCAAACGTGCTAAACGCGTCCTGAACGGCAACCCGGTTATGGCTGCTGGAGACGTAAGACGTTTGAAACAAGGTCTGGCTAACCTGAAAGGCTAA
- a CDS encoding ABC transporter permease, translating into MSNILKWFTRDSFILPVVAIVMGLILGGIVMLFGGYNPVEAYSALFTKVFGDMYNFGEAVREMTPLIMTGLAFAFASRAGLFNIGGEGQFLVGMTAATFVGVKFAGLPIYIHAPLAMIAGALFGGLWAAIAGYLKAARGVNEVISSIMLNWIGLYLANLIVRQFLLLQGENRSVDISESASISLNWLSELMGNSRVHLGTLIALVLAVVFYIYMWKTKQGYEIRAVGLNPNAAEYAGMHVNRNIVKAMFISGMLAGLGGAFQVLGVFQYQTVMSGSPGTGFDGIAVALIGLNHPFGVLLGALLFGTLTYGSAGMSFAADVPPEIIRIVIGSIIFFIAAQGIVRWVLKPFYSKRKKEKVL; encoded by the coding sequence ATGAGTAACATATTGAAATGGTTTACCCGAGATTCCTTTATTTTGCCTGTTGTGGCCATCGTCATGGGATTGATTTTGGGCGGAATCGTCATGCTGTTCGGTGGATACAACCCGGTTGAAGCATATAGCGCGCTGTTCACCAAAGTGTTTGGCGATATGTACAACTTCGGCGAAGCCGTGCGGGAGATGACACCGCTCATCATGACCGGGCTTGCGTTTGCATTCGCTTCGCGCGCAGGTTTGTTTAACATCGGGGGAGAAGGTCAATTTCTCGTAGGTATGACGGCTGCGACGTTTGTCGGGGTTAAATTTGCAGGTCTGCCTATTTATATCCATGCACCGCTCGCCATGATCGCGGGAGCCCTTTTCGGTGGACTGTGGGCGGCGATTGCCGGTTATTTGAAGGCTGCGCGTGGCGTAAACGAAGTGATCAGCAGTATCATGCTGAACTGGATCGGGCTTTATCTGGCTAATTTGATCGTGCGCCAATTTCTGCTGCTTCAGGGCGAAAACCGTTCCGTCGATATTAGCGAATCGGCTTCGATCAGTTTGAACTGGCTGTCTGAGTTGATGGGCAATTCCCGCGTGCATTTGGGTACGCTGATCGCTCTCGTTTTGGCCGTGGTCTTTTATATTTACATGTGGAAAACGAAACAGGGTTATGAAATCCGTGCTGTAGGTCTCAACCCTAATGCGGCCGAATATGCGGGCATGCACGTAAATCGCAACATTGTCAAAGCGATGTTCATCAGCGGTATGCTTGCAGGTCTTGGCGGAGCGTTCCAGGTTCTGGGCGTATTCCAATATCAGACCGTGATGTCCGGTTCTCCGGGAACGGGCTTTGACGGCATCGCGGTAGCGTTGATTGGTTTGAATCATCCGTTCGGCGTTCTGCTCGGAGCGTTGTTGTTCGGTACGCTTACTTATGGCTCTGCGGGGATGAGCTTTGCTGCGGATGTGCCGCCTGAAATCATTCGGATTGTGATCGGTTCGATTATCTTCTTCATTGCGGCACAAGGCATCGTGCGCTGGGTACTTAAACCGTTCTATTCCAAGCGCAAGAAAGAGAAGGTGTTGTAG
- a CDS encoding BMP family ABC transporter substrate-binding protein, giving the protein MKKFLSLSLSMLLAGSVLLAGCGSKPAEENNAGGSTEAPKTETASDVTIGMVTDVGGVNDKSFNQSAWEALQATETETGAKVKYLQSKADEEYIPNLNEFVKNNYSLTWGIGFQLADAIKTVADQNPDAKLAIIDSVVDAPNVKSVTFAEEEGSYLVGVVAGLSTKTNKIGFVGGMDSPLIKKFEVGFREGVKAVNPDAEFISNYTGAFDKPDLGKAAAATLYNKGVDIIFHASGATGNGVFNEAIARKKQGQDVWVIGVDKDQSLEFGDDVTLTSMIKKVDEAVKRVNKEVIDGTFKGGAENLTLKENGVGIADTSTKNVSKEILDKVEEYKQKIISGEIKVPTE; this is encoded by the coding sequence ATGAAGAAGTTTTTGAGCTTGTCCTTGTCGATGCTGCTTGCCGGTTCCGTACTGCTTGCAGGTTGCGGCAGCAAACCTGCTGAAGAAAATAATGCAGGTGGAAGCACTGAAGCACCTAAAACGGAAACTGCCAGCGATGTGACGATCGGTATGGTAACCGATGTCGGCGGCGTTAACGACAAATCCTTTAACCAATCCGCTTGGGAAGCTCTGCAAGCAACAGAGACTGAAACCGGAGCGAAAGTAAAATACCTGCAATCCAAAGCTGATGAAGAGTATATTCCTAACTTGAACGAGTTTGTTAAAAACAACTACTCCTTGACTTGGGGAATCGGGTTCCAATTGGCTGATGCGATCAAAACGGTTGCTGACCAAAACCCGGATGCCAAACTGGCCATCATCGACAGCGTTGTGGATGCGCCAAACGTTAAATCCGTAACCTTTGCTGAAGAAGAAGGATCTTACCTCGTAGGCGTTGTTGCCGGACTGAGCACAAAAACGAACAAAATCGGTTTTGTCGGCGGTATGGACAGCCCGCTGATCAAAAAATTTGAAGTTGGCTTCAGAGAAGGCGTAAAAGCTGTAAATCCGGATGCCGAATTTATTTCCAACTACACAGGCGCGTTCGACAAGCCTGACCTTGGTAAAGCAGCGGCAGCGACACTGTACAACAAAGGCGTAGATATCATTTTCCACGCTTCGGGCGCAACAGGAAACGGTGTGTTCAACGAAGCGATCGCTCGCAAGAAACAAGGACAAGACGTATGGGTTATCGGTGTCGACAAAGACCAATCCCTTGAATTTGGCGACGATGTGACCCTGACTTCCATGATCAAAAAAGTTGACGAAGCGGTTAAACGCGTGAATAAAGAAGTGATCGACGGTACGTTCAAAGGCGGAGCAGAAAATCTGACTCTGAAAGAAAACGGCGTAGGCATCGCAGACACATCCACGAAAAACGTATCCAAGGAAATCCTGGACAAAGTGGAAGAGTACAAACAAAAAATCATCAGCGGCGAAATTAAAGTACCTACCGAATAA
- a CDS encoding ABC transporter ATP-binding protein, giving the protein MGAGTPVVELKQITKRFPGIVANDAISLQLRKGEIHALLGENGAGKSTLMNIVFGLYQPDEGSIEVNGKPVIIDSPNKAIELGIGMVHQHFKLVQPFTVTENIILGSEPTKGPNINYKKAAAEVQRLSEQYGLQVNPHAKIHDISVGMQQRVEIVKTLYRGADILIFDEPTAVLTPQEIKELMQIMKKLVAEGKSIILITHKLKEIMEISDTVTIIRRGKVIDSVKTSETNPNELAEKMVGRNVTFKVDKKPATPGANVLEVSNLSSKNKEGISVLNQLNLNVRAGEIVGIAGVDGNGQSELIEALTGLRKVDGGSIRLQGKELANQSPRYISESGLAHIPEDRHKHGLVLDFSVSENIVLESYYKAPYTRRGFLNFDAIKKQAKRLVEAFDVRTPSIETKARSLSGGNQQKAIIAREVDKNPELLIAAQPTRGLDVGAIEFVQKQLIAQRDQGKAVLLISFELDEIINVSDRIAVIYEGRIVGEVLPEETNDRELGLMMAGSTQKRGTVHE; this is encoded by the coding sequence ATGGGTGCAGGAACCCCCGTCGTTGAGTTAAAACAAATCACGAAGCGTTTCCCAGGCATTGTTGCCAACGACGCTATCAGCCTTCAGCTTCGAAAAGGCGAGATTCATGCTTTATTGGGCGAAAACGGTGCTGGTAAGTCAACATTGATGAATATTGTATTTGGCCTCTATCAGCCGGATGAAGGATCCATTGAGGTGAACGGCAAGCCGGTGATCATTGATAGTCCAAACAAAGCGATTGAGCTTGGCATCGGCATGGTGCATCAGCACTTTAAGCTTGTCCAGCCGTTCACGGTAACAGAGAACATTATTTTGGGATCTGAGCCTACCAAAGGTCCCAACATTAACTATAAAAAAGCAGCAGCAGAAGTACAGCGCCTGTCCGAACAATATGGACTTCAGGTGAACCCGCATGCCAAAATCCACGATATCTCGGTGGGTATGCAGCAGCGCGTTGAAATCGTGAAGACCTTGTATCGCGGTGCGGACATTCTGATCTTTGACGAGCCTACGGCCGTATTGACTCCGCAGGAAATCAAAGAATTGATGCAGATCATGAAGAAGTTGGTGGCCGAAGGCAAATCCATTATTTTGATCACGCACAAGCTGAAAGAAATCATGGAAATTTCCGATACGGTTACCATCATTCGCCGAGGCAAAGTCATCGATTCGGTGAAAACGTCGGAAACCAACCCGAACGAGCTGGCCGAAAAGATGGTTGGACGCAACGTAACGTTTAAGGTAGACAAAAAACCTGCGACTCCGGGTGCGAACGTGCTGGAAGTCAGCAATTTGTCGTCCAAAAACAAGGAAGGCATTTCCGTTCTGAATCAGCTTAACCTGAATGTGCGCGCCGGAGAAATCGTCGGCATTGCAGGCGTTGACGGCAACGGCCAGAGCGAGTTGATCGAAGCGCTCACCGGCCTGCGTAAAGTGGACGGCGGCTCCATTCGTTTGCAAGGGAAAGAACTTGCCAACCAGTCTCCGCGTTATATCTCGGAATCCGGGTTAGCGCATATTCCCGAAGATCGGCATAAACATGGACTTGTTCTCGATTTTTCCGTTAGTGAAAACATTGTTCTGGAGTCTTATTACAAGGCGCCTTATACCCGCAGAGGGTTCCTCAATTTTGACGCGATCAAAAAACAAGCCAAAAGGCTGGTCGAGGCGTTTGACGTGCGTACACCAAGCATTGAAACGAAAGCCCGCTCTTTGTCGGGAGGGAACCAGCAGAAAGCGATTATCGCGCGCGAAGTCGACAAAAATCCGGAGCTTCTTATCGCTGCTCAGCCAACCCGCGGTTTGGACGTTGGTGCGATCGAGTTTGTGCAAAAGCAATTGATTGCCCAGCGGGATCAAGGGAAGGCCGTTTTGCTGATTTCGTTCGAACTGGATGAGATCATCAACGTGTCTGACCGCATTGCCGTCATCTACGAGGGACGGATTGTGGGCGAGGTGCTGCCGGAAGAAACCAATGACAGGGAGCTCGGCTTGATGATGGCGGGCAGCACCCAAAAGAGAGGTACTGTGCATGAGTAA
- the rplT gene encoding 50S ribosomal protein L20, giving the protein MARVKGGFVVRRRHKKVLKLAKGYFGSKHRIFKTANEQVMKSLVYAYRDRRQTKRNFRRLWIVRINAAARQNGLSYNKLIHGLKLAGVDMNRKMLADLAVNDINAFNSLATVAKGKLNA; this is encoded by the coding sequence ATGGCAAGAGTAAAAGGCGGTTTTGTAGTACGTCGTCGTCATAAGAAAGTATTGAAACTGGCTAAAGGTTATTTCGGTTCCAAACACCGTATTTTTAAAACAGCTAACGAGCAGGTCATGAAATCCCTGGTATACGCATACCGTGACCGTCGTCAAACGAAACGCAACTTCCGCAGACTGTGGATCGTTCGGATCAACGCAGCAGCTCGTCAAAACGGACTGTCCTACAACAAGCTGATCCATGGATTGAAATTGGCTGGCGTAGACATGAACCGCAAAATGCTGGCTGATCTGGCTGTTAACGACATCAACGCGTTCAACTCCTTGGCTACTGTAGCCAAAGGCAAACTTAACGCTTAA
- the infC gene encoding translation initiation factor IF-3, with product MINDEIRAKEVRLVGAEGEQIGIKPIREALQMAIDLNLDLVNVAPQAKPPVCRIMDYGKFRYEQQKKEKEARKNQKIVDIKEVWFRSNIEEHDFQTKLRNVVKFLKEGDKVKCSVRFRGREITHASVGQKILERVKTEVAELCTVERQPKLEGRSMIMILAPKA from the coding sequence ATGATTAATGATGAGATTCGGGCGAAGGAAGTACGCCTTGTCGGAGCTGAGGGAGAGCAAATCGGGATTAAGCCCATTCGTGAAGCGCTGCAAATGGCGATTGATCTGAACCTGGATCTGGTCAATGTGGCTCCGCAGGCTAAACCGCCGGTATGTCGCATCATGGACTATGGCAAATTCCGCTATGAGCAGCAAAAGAAAGAAAAAGAAGCCCGTAAGAACCAGAAAATTGTGGATATCAAAGAAGTATGGTTCCGTTCCAATATCGAGGAGCATGATTTCCAAACGAAGCTTCGCAATGTAGTTAAGTTTTTGAAAGAAGGCGACAAAGTGAAATGTTCCGTGCGTTTCCGCGGACGGGAGATTACACACGCTTCGGTTGGTCAGAAAATTTTGGAACGCGTCAAAACGGAAGTTGCAGAACTCTGCACCGTTGAGCGCCAACCGAAACTGGAAGGCCGCAGCATGATTATGATTCTGGCTCCAAAAGCCTGA